In a single window of the Trypanosoma brucei brucei TREU927 chromosome 6, complete sequence genome:
- a CDS encoding variant surface glycoprotein (VSG, atypical), putative: MHHFQLQLPYVEILLMVATQPIATNKDSTTVKAACHEVAFNDKLAAAFKQKIDGLAAKKSQLLKEAEALDAAACLATDHKTKKATRMLASIGSSRAAATEANADAVKQLKASIETLKRRNAQLMAAIAFNTKGDLTISHDASAQKSDLIGGAGAKSCSVTITQPPKNEHGCQSSLVNDPAINDDVNNVQNLDSYQAIHDKAFQLTDIAADIGNKGDYGSATPATHNKKIACVDTGDRSNKLGSVAKGIILTNFARKADWNTPTKNTIKSKGDGTDCEDDQDSDKKAFVTAKAAGYAICNGRRQTVTEPETLSQLTMDALKEQKDVQEAAMLITAGPTAELPDTDKQKEAVVALVGEGKTTVHDKFLKDMEANKLDFKIGDKHVNKGIVSISGTEDYARAIGFCLGDQYRKEKAQKKVESVTAAAPENNKECKGETDEGKCNEKVGCEFKDGKCEAKVTETTGTNGKITNTTESNSFVINKAPILLEFLAL, encoded by the coding sequence ATGCACCACTTTCAACTTCAGCTTCCGTACGTCGAAATATTGCTGATGGTGGCAACGCAGCCAATAGCAACCAACAAAGACTCAACAACGGTCAAAGCAGCCTGTCACGAGGTGGCTTTCAACGACAAATTGGCAGCAGCGTTCAAGCAGAAAATAGATGGACTGGCAGCCAAGAAAAGTCAATTACTCAAGGAAGCGGAAGCACTGGACGCAGCTGCATGTCTAGCAACAGACCATAAGACCAAAAAAGCGACCCGGATGCTAGCGTCAATAGGGAGTTCTAGAGCGGCTGCCACTGAAGCAAATGCCGACGCTGTAAAGCAGCTAAAAGCTAGTATCGAAACTCTAAAACGGAGAAACGCTCAGCTCATGGCAGCAATCGCATTCAACACCAAAGGCGACTTGACAATAAGCCACGATGCTTCAGCGCAGAAATCCGATCTAATAGGCGGGGCCGGCGCTAAATCATGTAGTGTAACGATCACACAGCCACCTAAGAACGAGCACGGCTGCCAATCATCACTCGTCAATGACCCTGCCATCAACGACGACGTAAACAACGTTCAAAACCTTGATTCGTATCAGGCGATCCACGACAAGGCTTTTCAATTAACAGACATAGCAGCCGACATAGGCAACAAAGGCGACTACGGTTCGGCCACGCCGGCGACCCACAACAAGAAGATAGCATGCGTCGACACTGGCGACAGAAGCAACAAACTTGGAAGCGTTGCTAAAGGCATAATCCTAACAAACTTCGCCCGCAAAGCCGACTGGAATACGCCAACTAAAAACACGATAAAAAGCAAAGGAGACGGTACAGACTGTGAAGACGACCAGGACTCCGACAAGAAAGCTTTTGTAACAGCCAAAGCAGCAGGGTATGCCATATGCAATGGCCGCAGGCAGACCGTCACGGAACCAGAGACACTGAGCCAGTTAACTATGGACGCCctaaaggaacaaaaagatgTGCAAGAAGCCGCAATGCTCATAACAGCTGGACCAACGGCGGAACTCCCAGACAccgacaaacaaaaggaagcagTAGTAGCACTTGTaggtgaaggaaaaacaacagtaCATGACAAATTCTTAAAGGACatggaagcaaacaaactaGATTTCAAAATCGGCGACAAACACGTTAACAAAGGTATAGTGTCGATAAGTGGTACCGAGGACTATGCAAGAGCGATAGGCTTTTGTTTAGGAGACCAAtacagaaaagagaaagcgcAGAAGAAAGTTGAATCagtcacagcagcagcaccggaaaataacaaagaatgCAAGGGAGAAACTGACGAGGGCAAATGCAACGAAAAGGTTGGCTGTGAATTCAAAGATGGAAAATGCGAAGCTAAAGTTACAGAGACAACAGGGACTAATGGTAAAATCACAAACACCACCgaaagcaattcttttgtcattaacaaGGCCCCTATTTTGCTGGAATTTTTAGCTCTATAA